GAGGTGAACGTTCTCGTGGCCGCAGTCCGCGACGGCGTCTCGGAGCGTCTCGCGGAACTCCTCGGCCAGCGCCGCCTCCCCGTCGTCGGCGAGATAGTCCCGCGCGTGGGGGAACAACGTGATGCAGGCGACGGGCGTCTCGGGGTGCGCCGCGGCGACGGTGTCTATCATCGACGCGGCGCGCGCTCGGAACTCCTCGACGGAGAATCGGCCGACCATGTTCACCGATAGCGACAGCGTCGCCACGTCCCAGTCGTCGCGGGCGGCGATGTGCTCGGCCATCGCCGGGTCGCAGTACGCCGTTCCGCAGGAGCCGAGGTTCACCGCGTCGGCGCCGAGGCGGCGCGCGGTCTGGTTGACGTACGTCAGCGTCTCGGCCGACGGCGCCTCCCCTTCGGTGATGGACGTTCCGTACGCGAGATACCGGCGGTCCGGCACCTCCTCGGCCGTCGGCGGGCGCGCGTCGCCCTCGACGCCGTGGAAGTAGACGTGACCGCCGCGGTGGTCGCCGGGGAGAACGAGTCGGCAGACGTTCGGCGCGAACCGGAGACCCTCTTCGACCGCCGGGCGCAGGTTCGAGAGTTTCTCGGGCGGAGACAGCGTCACCGTTTGCGGACCCTCACCTATCACCACCTCCTCGCCCGCCGCTTGGAAGTCGCCCCAGAACGGTCGGACGAGACTGTCGCGGACGTCCGAGGAGAGCGTCACCTCGACCGGACCCTCGGGGACGAATCGGAGTTCCGCGCCCGCCGGGTGACACATCCGCGTCCGCGCGCCCTCGTTCAGTTCCGTCCGGACCGACTCGGGGACCCGTTGGAGCCGACGGCCCTCGCGCGATTCGACCCGTTCGAGCGCCGCCACGTTGTGAAACCGGATGCCGTCTGCCTTCATCGGAGTCACGTTCCCGGCCGGAGCACTTAGCGGTACCTCCGGGGAGGCCGAGGCGCGGACTCTGGCGTCAGTCGCGGAGCGACGGCGCCGCGAACTGCCCCTCGTCGAACTCGATTGGCGACGCCTCCTCGACGACGCGCAGGTCCTCGCGCTCTCGCGCCTCCTCGACGAGCGCCGTCGAGGCGTACACTCGGTGGAGGTGCATTGTGTCGGCCGCGCGGACGACGCGGACCGTCTCGGGGTCGACGACGCCGATGGTCGACAGCGACGCCACCAGACCCGCGCGGTCCGTCGCGACCACCGGCGGGAGTCGCACACCCCGAATCGTCGAGGCGGTGAGCGCGTTGATGAGCGTCGTCTGCGCGTCCAGTTCCGCGGCGATGTCCTCGTGAATCACGTCAGCCGACCCGACGCCCATCGCGTTCCCGTGCGTCTTCTCGGTCAGCCCCCGGGTGTAGATGCGCTTGATGTCCGGGCTCTCCGGCGCGGGTTCGTTGATGGCGAAGGGGCGACGGCCGATGACGTTCGTGTCCATCCCCTGCCCGCTTATCTCCTTGCCCTGCCGGTCGAACACCACGACGTCGAGTTCGTCGAACGGCAGTTTCGGCATGAGGTCGTAGGCGAGTTCCAGCAGTTCCCGCTCGCGGTCGAGAAAGCCCGACGGCGGGACGCCCTCTACCAGCGTGGTGTCGTCGTGTTGGTCCTCGACGACGGCGACGCCGCCGACGATAGGTAGGGAATCGAGGAGTTGCTCGGTTATCTCCGGAATCATGTTCCGGAGCGACCAGTCGACGGCCCACTTGTGGGCTATCTGCGCGCCGCGCTGTTTGCCCATGCCGATGACGAGCATCTTCGAGAGACCGCTCTCCACCTCGCCGTCGAAGTCCGTGTGGGGCTTGACTCGATTGATGGGGATTATCGCGTCCGCGTCGGCGGCGTTGGCGTCGGCGACGACAGGCACGTCGCGGTCCGGCGTTCGCCCCACCTCCACCACGTCCATGCTGGAGCGAATCTCGCAGCCGATACGCTCCTCGGTCACGCCAAGTTCGTTCAGCATCCCCCGCTGTCCCTCGCCGGTCGCGCCGCCGTGACTCCCCATGGCGGGGAAGACGAACGGCTCGTACCCGGCGTCCGAGACGGCTTCGACGACGCCCGCGACGATTTCCGGGAGGTTCGCGATGCCGCGGCTGCCGGCGCCGAGAGCGACTTCCCCTCCCTCGGGAACGTCCGCGAAGGAGAGCGATTCGACGGCGGCCGCGGCCGCCGCGGCCACCTCGTCCGACGGAATCGGGTCCGTCTCCCACTGCTGTTCGATAACCCCCATCTCGGGGAGGGGCGGGTCGCCGCACGCCTCGACGATGACGTCCTCCGGGACCGACAGCCACTCGCTCGGGTTCGCGTCGTCTGTGTTCATGCTAGGCGCGACGGTCGAGTTCGACATAAAACTGCGGGAGGGGCGCGGGGCGGGCGCGAGCGGGGTCGTCCGCGGGCCGCACCGCGCGGACGCGTTCAGTCAACGTTCAGTCGAGGTCGAACACGTCGAGACCGGTTCGCTCGTCCAACTGGTGCGTCAGCGGCGTCTCGCCTCTCGTGAGCACCATCTCGAACGTCCCCGAGACGCGCGCACCCGAGCAGTGCCCGCCGAGCGACTCGAACTCGCGGTCGGCGACCTGGATGTGCGTGTGAATCTTGTCCGGGCCGACGTTGCCGAGGAAACTCGTCACCTCGAACTGCCCGGTGAACTCCTCCTCGGCGTACTCCTGTTCGTCCACGTCGTAGTGGCCGAGCGTGACGGTGTCGACGGCGCCGATACCGGTCAGAAAGGCGTTCTCGATATCGAGTTCCTCGCGGACGGTCGCCAGCGAGTCGAGCACCCGTTCGCCCGGGTCGAGTCGCACGACGACGCGGTCACCTTCTTCGACGTAGTCCATGCGGTCTCCTCTCGCGGGTCTGCATAAAGTGTTTTGCCGGCGACGAGTCCGAAAGTCGGTCGCCGTCCTCGCGTTCGAAGCCGTTCGGGCGGGACCACGGGAGCGTTTTCCGAAAGGCCTTCGTCGGACAAGTCGACCCAGTATCGTCGTAGCGAAGTTCGATTACACCACTACGCCTGTAACGAGTGCGGAAATACGATTATCTCGGATTTTTGGTCACGCGCCGACCGACGTTCCGGGAGGCCGAACGCTCCGTGGGTCTCGTTCCCACAGTATTATACTGGTGGCACGCGACCGTAGTCGTATGACGGCAGAAGAGGGGTCGAAGTACGACGCAATCGTCGTCGGCGTGGGAGGCGTCGGGAGCGCGGTGGTCTACGAACTCGCGAGGAGAGGGAAGAACGTGCTCGGACTCGAACGGTACGACATCCCGCACTCGCGGGGGTCTTCGCACGGTCAGACGCGAATTATCCGGCGGGCCTACCACGAGCATCCCCAGTACATGGCGATGATCGACCGGGCATACGACTACTGGGAGCGACTCGAGGACGAGTGCGGCGAGCAACTGCTGTTCAAGACCGGGTCGGTCGCCGCCGGCCCCGCGGCGAGCGACCTGGTGTCGGGGGCGCGGCGGACCTGCGAGGTGCACTCGATTCCGCACGAGCGAATCGGCGGCGCGGAGGCCTCCGAACGGTTCCCCGGATTCACGCTCCCGGAGGAGTACGAAGTCGTCTACCAGGCCGACGGAGGGTTCGTGCGGCCCGAGGCGGCGACCGTCGCGCACGTCAGACTGGCGCGGGAACTCGGAGCGACCGTCGAAACCGAGACGGAAGTCACCGACTGGCGGTCGACGCGGAACGGCGTGCAGGTGACGACGGAGAACGGACGGTACGAGGCGGACCGCCTCGTCGTCGCGGCGGGTCCGTGGCTCGGGAAGGTGGTCGACTCGCTGGCGTCGGCGGTCAGTCCGGAGCGGCAGGTCCTCAGTTGGTTCCGACCGAAGCGAGCCGAGGATTTCGCCCCGGAGACCCACCCCGTGTTTCTCGTCTCCGACGGCGAGGACATCCACTACGGCTTTCCGACCTACGGCAGGCCCGGCGTGAAGTTCGGTCGCCACTACCACCTCCGCGAGCGAATCGACCCCGACGGGATGGACCGGGAGGCCACGGCGCACGACGAGGCGATACTCGCGGAGGCGGCGGGGCGATATCTCGCCGTGGACGCCGACGAACCGCTGGGCTTCGAGACGTGCATCTACACGAACACCGCCGACCGGGACTTCATCGTCGACACGCTTCCGAACCACTCCGACGTCGTCGTCTTGGGCGGGTTCTCCGGGCACGGGTACAAGTTCGCCGGCGTCCTCGGCGAACTCGGTGCGGAACTCGCGAGCGGCGAGGAACCGTCTCTCGATATCGGTCCGTTCGCCATCGGTCGGTGACCGGCGGGTGCGGTCTCCGTTGTCGGTAGGTGGCTCAGGGATAGGAATTTGAAACAATACCTTGCATAGAAGGGCTTTATTCGTGGATTTAGCCGAATTGGGGAAGGAAGTGTGTTCCAGTTCCCGCTCTGATAGTCGGGTTGTTCTCCGAATCCAGCTAGCCTTGGTAGACTCCGAGTGTCAGGAGAGACCTGTTGCTCACCACCGGACAGACGTCGAAATGAGGAGGTAGTCTATCCAATTCTTGTCCGTGTGATTGAGTGGAGTCCTGTCACGTCGTGAAATCTCCGTGAAACCAATCGTCGAAAGCTCCCGATATCGCGCTGGCGTCAGGTGACCCATTCTCG
The genomic region above belongs to Halogeometricum sp. S3BR5-2 and contains:
- a CDS encoding SGNH/GDSL hydrolase family protein — encoded protein: MKADGIRFHNVAALERVESREGRRLQRVPESVRTELNEGARTRMCHPAGAELRFVPEGPVEVTLSSDVRDSLVRPFWGDFQAAGEEVVIGEGPQTVTLSPPEKLSNLRPAVEEGLRFAPNVCRLVLPGDHRGGHVYFHGVEGDARPPTAEEVPDRRYLAYGTSITEGEAPSAETLTYVNQTARRLGADAVNLGSCGTAYCDPAMAEHIAARDDWDVATLSLSVNMVGRFSVEEFRARAASMIDTVAAAHPETPVACITLFPHARDYLADDGEAALAEEFRETLRDAVADCGHENVHLVEGPDLLPTAAGMTTDLVHPGDDAMIRIGEALAARLEPLLAA
- a CDS encoding DUF362 domain-containing protein, with the translated sequence MSNSTVAPSMNTDDANPSEWLSVPEDVIVEACGDPPLPEMGVIEQQWETDPIPSDEVAAAAAAAVESLSFADVPEGGEVALGAGSRGIANLPEIVAGVVEAVSDAGYEPFVFPAMGSHGGATGEGQRGMLNELGVTEERIGCEIRSSMDVVEVGRTPDRDVPVVADANAADADAIIPINRVKPHTDFDGEVESGLSKMLVIGMGKQRGAQIAHKWAVDWSLRNMIPEITEQLLDSLPIVGGVAVVEDQHDDTTLVEGVPPSGFLDRERELLELAYDLMPKLPFDELDVVVFDRQGKEISGQGMDTNVIGRRPFAINEPAPESPDIKRIYTRGLTEKTHGNAMGVGSADVIHEDIAAELDAQTTLINALTASTIRGVRLPPVVATDRAGLVASLSTIGVVDPETVRVVRAADTMHLHRVYASTALVEEAREREDLRVVEEASPIEFDEGQFAAPSLRD
- a CDS encoding PPC domain-containing DNA-binding protein — protein: MDYVEEGDRVVVRLDPGERVLDSLATVREELDIENAFLTGIGAVDTVTLGHYDVDEQEYAEEEFTGQFEVTSFLGNVGPDKIHTHIQVADREFESLGGHCSGARVSGTFEMVLTRGETPLTHQLDERTGLDVFDLD
- the solA gene encoding N-methyl-L-tryptophan oxidase, encoding MTAEEGSKYDAIVVGVGGVGSAVVYELARRGKNVLGLERYDIPHSRGSSHGQTRIIRRAYHEHPQYMAMIDRAYDYWERLEDECGEQLLFKTGSVAAGPAASDLVSGARRTCEVHSIPHERIGGAEASERFPGFTLPEEYEVVYQADGGFVRPEAATVAHVRLARELGATVETETEVTDWRSTRNGVQVTTENGRYEADRLVVAAGPWLGKVVDSLASAVSPERQVLSWFRPKRAEDFAPETHPVFLVSDGEDIHYGFPTYGRPGVKFGRHYHLRERIDPDGMDREATAHDEAILAEAAGRYLAVDADEPLGFETCIYTNTADRDFIVDTLPNHSDVVVLGGFSGHGYKFAGVLGELGAELASGEEPSLDIGPFAIGR